DNA from Castor canadensis chromosome 3, mCasCan1.hap1v2, whole genome shotgun sequence:
aaccctaacctaaccctaacactaattcTTAAACTATCCCTTGTCCTAGAGATAACCATAAATCTCTCCCTAGCACTAGACTTAAGTGTAATCCTAAATCCTTCAGTATCCCTAAACATAATCTAACAATAACACTAATCAGAGGCCTAGGTATTGCCTTCccttagccctagccctagcttTAAATCATAGTTCTAACCCTAACCTTTACCCTAAACTTCACTATAAACCTAGCCCTAAGTATGGCTATAAACTTAGCCTTAAACTTTACCTGAATACTAACCTAATCCTAAATCTATCCCTAACTCTAAACACAactctaactctaaccctaacatGAACCCTAAACTTAGACTTACCTAGTCCTACTGTATCACTTGTACAAGCTTTAAACCTAACCCCTAACACAACCAAAGCACTAGCACTGGACCTAATCTTCActctaacactaaacctaactgTATACCTAACCCTAGTCCTATAGATAGACACAAAACTGTCACTAACCTAGATCTACCCCACAGCCTAACACTAATGCTATCAGCACCCTAACCCAAAAAACCATCCTTAGCCCTATACTGAACCCTAATCCTATATCTAAACCTAACTTTCATCATAGCTCAAGCACTAGCCCTGCCTTATATCTGGCCCTACGTTTTTACCTGACCCAAACACTTGAGTGTTAGGACCTGGAGTCCTATTACCCCGTGAGACAGAaggccaggcgtgaatgcaatcaacaaagcaagagtttattggactggctagccagggtcaagcttccacacggacacgcaggaccgattaggaaagcaagaccctgagcctcggGGGGGGAAACCTTATATAGACCACAGTGACTGGCATAATTGGTCATTTGGCAAGCaagcagggcacatcttgcacgtacttcttgGACTTGCTCAACATTTAGCAAGCAGGGGAGTACATTTAGCACATTCTGCGGTGTACTTGCTCAACGAGTTTGCTCAATATTTTGCAACCAAGAGGGTACATTTTGCACGTACAACATAGGGTGACTTTCAGGTCATTGACACTTCctcattcctttcattccccccttttcttatggcctaaagtGAGGAATCATTCTCATGGGGATGAAGAgcttgagcaagatcagagcgatcagccaccccatccgtggctgctcctgaaggctctgcatgttcctggGGTCTCAAAGGccttagctttaatgggttgtctgggtgccgccgtactgtccactccttgaccccttcttgttttagatgattggctcgacgcacatgggagtggtggatccagggtccgatgccatcaaccttgagggcggtaggggtagtaaacagttcaacataaggtcctttccatctaggctctagggttttggactgatgccttttaacccataccatatcacccgggactatgccatgttccggaacCGGGTCcttcttaacagcgtggtatgcttgaattaagggccagatccgttgttgcactttagctaaaacctgcaacatggtcaggtaatttggggccagatttcctagttctgggcttaaggtcctctgaataatggggggtggagccccatacaggatttcaaagggagttagcccatgaacatagggggagttccggactcggaagatggccaagggaaggagcgtcacccaatcaccgccagtctccagggccaatttggctaaggtctcctttagagtcctattcatcctttctacttgccctgagctctgggggttatactcacaatgtagcttccaattggcccccatagcctgggctagtccttGCAGGACCTTACtcacaaaagccggaccgttatctgacccaattgcctcgggcaccccatatctgggtatgatttcctctagtaaagcctttgccactacctgacttgtctccttctttgtaggaaaagcctccacccagcctgaaaaagTATccatgaataccagcaaatatttgtacccaaactttctcggttttacctcagtaaaatccattTCCCAGCTTCTTCCCGGAGCcttcccccgttcccgagtacctgtatggtgcccctcccttctctttccgGTTGACATTCTTTCTGCAAACACCCAGGGCCCAGCTGGCACGGTCACCAACTTCTACTTCCCAGTAATGGCGGCCCGAGGTGAAGCGTTCCTTGCCTAGTACGCGGGGGCCAGGGTCAAAGCGCTCAGGACTGTCTGGTAGGGCCTGCCGCTGCTCACCCCGCTGCATACTCCTTCTGTCCTCAGACAGGACCAGCTCAGGGTTGGCAGTGTCTGGGTCCAAGGTCATATCCCCTCGAAACCTCTGCAGGgtctccaccagccctgggaCCCTGCACATGGTCCTCAGCTCCATAGGTACCACCTCTGGAGGTTGCAGCTTCACGTCCTGAACCCTGCGCAGGGAGTCCTTAATGTCCTGCAGCAGCCCCAGCGCTGGCAGTTGGCAGCGGCCTTCAAGTTCAGCAATGAGTGCAGCTAGTTGGGCGCTCTGCTGGCCAAGTCTTGTGGCACTCTCATGCAGCCGGGGCAGCACCTCTAGTTCTTCCTCCTCTAGCTTCTGCAGCAGCTTCTGCTCTTCTTCGGCCAGCAGACGACGCAGTCGCTCGAATTCACCCAGCACATTCTGCCTCTGACTCTCTACCATCTTCTGCCACAAGGCACAGGTCTCCTCAGCCTGGGCTTGGAACAGCAGTGCATCCTCCATTTGTTTCCGCAGGTGCTCCAGTGACTTCTCCAGCCTCCCCTTGAGGTCGTCAGCCGCGTCCTGCAGCGGGCGTACACGGTGCGCCCAGTGTTCCCCCGAGCGCTCGCGGGAGGCATACAGCAGGCGCAGCTCGTCGCCGCAAAAGGAAGCCAGTGGCTCGCGGTACGCTGCGCATATGCCCTGAGGGACTGGCGATGGCGGGTGCAGGCGCCGGGCCATCTCAGCCATCTTGGCGAGCGGACGGTTGGGTCTCAGGTTCCTCTGCGGGGACAGCTCGCGACACTCAGGGCAAGCATAAGGGCCCTCAGGCTGGCCCCAGCAGCGCCGGATGCATTCGCGACAGAAGTTGTGTCCGCAGTCGGTCATCACCGGGTCCGTAAAATAGTCTAGGCAGATGGCGCAGGTGGCTTCTTCCTGGAGGTTGGTGGACAGGTCGGGGGCAGCCATGGCGCGGGCGGAGTGGAGGAAGGCGAGGCTCTCCACCCAGTCAGGCAGCCTGGACTGTGGAGGCTTCCGCCACTGCTGAGGGGACGTGGGACTCCAGATCCTCAGGGGGCTGCAAGCGCAGGGCTTCGGGTGCGGTGGTGCAGGATGGTGCAAATTCCAGGGGTATGGGACTCAAGTCCTCCTTGGGACTCCGGGTACACCAGAGTCGCAGAGCTCCCGGGcgcccgctaggaaaatacgagccatttctctctgttgctttcggttttccttagcctggaactcccggtcctcctttctcaatttctcctgggcttccctgtcttcctttctctgtctttcctccctttcttctggagtttccctagcggtaaagaccttttctgctacctgtagcatttcccttatagtcatctcccctaagttttcctgtttattgagttttctcctaatgtctggggctgcctgattaatgaatgagagtaccacagcagaccggtggaggtccgcctcagggtcaatcggggtgtactgacggtatgcctcatagaggcgctctaagaaaccggccgggctttcgttttccccttgagtgactgctttcacttttgcaaaattggtgggccttctagcggccgctcggagaccggccataagagtctggcggtagatccgaagacgctccctaccttctgcggtcccgaaatcccaatcagggcggcgtaggggaaaagccttgTCTATgaccggttggagagttgtgggtctcccattatcccccaagacgttcttccttgcttcgttgaggatgcgctctcgttcctccgtcgtaaaaagagtattaagcagctgatgacagtcatcccaagtgggacagtgtgtatgcatgatggattCCAGGAGacctatgagacacttggggtcttcagaaaagggcgggttctgcgtcctccagttatatagatcactggaggagaagggccagtactgaaactgttgccctcctcccggtcccccttgacccatcatccggactggaagtgtagggacagtttcttCTCCCTGGGTTGATGGGGGGGGCCCGTGCCcgtcttctccctccctttctctgatCCCTcaggggcgaagtcttcgacccattcctccccCTGCTGCCAGTCCcactgaggaggatgaggaaacttcctcctccggggcactggcttggccagggggagtcacgtatggaggcggccgatcttcctctgcccctgcgagggaggGGTAAAGGGGGGagctctctggtaagaccggagatggtgaaggagatgccctaatttgaggactgGTCaaagtgggaagaggaagtttctcctcctcctttatgaccaaggcgggcgtgactggggttttagccctggGAGTCGAACTGGAAGGGTATGTCAGGGaggctgttaaccaaggggggggggTCCCTTGCCAAATCTTCCCAGACTAGTATGTATGGAACTTGGTCTGGGTGGCCCCATCTGCCCGGTCGATTAATGACTTCTTTAACCTTAGTAATTAAATCCAAGGatagggaaccttgaatgggccaacCAACTCCAAaagtgggccactctgcagaacaaaaggtgttgaacttacttttcttgatgaccagacccgcatttaaggccctttctttaacttctggaaagtgagaaaggatcagagactttggggttgtttgtccctgtcccattgtggaaggagactcaaacaccaagaga
Protein-coding regions in this window:
- the LOC109689805 gene encoding E3 ubiquitin-protein ligase TRIM11-like — encoded protein: MAAPDLSTNLQEEATCAICLDYFTDPVMTDCGHNFCRECIRRCWGQPEGPYACPECRELSPQRNLRPNRPLAKMAEMARRLHPPSPVPQGICAAYREPLASFCGDELRLLYASRERSGEHWAHRVRPLQDAADDLKGRLEKSLEHLRKQMEDALLFQAQAEETCALWQKMVESQRQNVLGEFERLRRLLAEEEQKLLQKLEEEELEVLPRLHESATRLGQQSAQLAALIAELEGRCQLPALGLLQDIKDSLRRVQDVKLQPPEVVPMELRTMCRVPGLVETLQRFRGDMTLDPDTANPELVLSEDRRSMQRGEQRQALPDSPERFDPGPRVLGKERFTSGRHYWEVEVGDRASWALGVCRKNVNRKEKGGAPYRLMASDPGSTTPMCVEPII